A stretch of DNA from Shewanella sediminis HAW-EB3:
CAATCGCATAACGAAGTGCGTGAGATGCCGTATCGGAAAAGTCTGTAGGACACAAAATTTGACGAGTTCTCATAATACCTCCATTAATTAAAGCATAGCTTTCATATTGAAATTTACACCCATGCACACCAATATATTGGTGATTTTTACCAAATTTCTATTTAATAACAGCCTAATAAACTATTTACTTAAGCCAATTTAAGGCCTCTTCTTTGCCCTCAAAGAACCTAATCTCCCCAGGCGTAAACCAATCCGCCATTTTAGACATCCACTCCTGCAGACCACCTTTACCCAATATCGCCATCTTCTTGAATTCTTTACCATGAGAAAATCCTAGCTTAAGATCGTCCCATACAGCATGAAGCGACATCCCTTTCAAGCCCCTAAGATCTGCAAGGGCGTGAATATCGGGCTCTCTAATTCCAATGAGCGCGGACTCTAACAAGGGAACCATCTGCTCATAATCTTCGTGGGTCAGACTGCCAGTCGCAACAAATGATAGATAAAAATCATCACCATTGCGTTCTATACCGATTGAAATTCCATGTCGCTCATTACCCATATACCACTCCTTAATTCCGTAAAGTAGTGATACCCCTCCCACTTAAAAGTATCACTGGCAACTCAAGTCTAGTTTTTTGTCTGAGATTGGAAGTTGATCGAGATCACACTGCGAGCCTAATTTGAACAAATATCGAACAGGGGTAGATCTTATGATTAAACTACACTAATATAAAAACCGCGACCGACTAATCAGTCGGTTTTGATAACTTATGAGAAATGACTTGTAAGAAGTGAACTTGTACAGAATGGTTTTAACAAACGATACCTTACATGTAAATTTACTGAGCAGCATGAAGATGAGATAGGGCCTAAGAGTCACTTAGGGTCCGCTGTAGCAGCGAACATGCAACTCTGCCAACACTCAAGCCGGAGAAGTGAACCAATGAATATGCCCATCAAGTCTGAAATCATTTCAGAAAGCGGATTAACAGAGCTATTAGCGCTACAGAAAGATGCCTTTAACTCTCAGGCCGCCCCGACTTACCAGCAAAGAGTCGAAGTGCTTAAATCACTAAAGCTGGCGTTGCTCAAATATCGAGAACCTCTGGCAGATGCACTCAATCGCGATTACGGCACCCGTTCGACCGATGACACACTGATCTCAGACATCATGCCCTGTATCAATAACATTAACTACAGCCTGAAAAATCTTAAGAGGTGGATGAAGCCGAGTCGCCGTCATGCCGGATTACTGCTCGCTCCCGCAAAGGTGAAGGTACATTATCAACCTGTAGGTGTTGTCGGCATCATAGTCCCCTGGAACTTCCCGGTAATGCTCTCCGTCGGACCACTTATCACCGCACTGAGCGCGGGAAACCGTGCCATGTTGAAACTATCAGAATTTACTCCCGAAACCAATAAGGTCATAGGGGAGATGCTGGCAAGTATCTTCGATACCAGCCAGGTTGCCGTGGTAGAGGGTGAAGCCGATATCGCAGCCCAGTTCTCATCCTTACCCTTCGATCACTTGCTTTTCACCGGCTCCACAACCGTGGGACGTCACGTGATGCGAGCGGCTTCTGCGAACCTAACACCGGTAACGCTTGAATTAGGTGGCAAGTCACCGGTCGTTATCGCGCCGGATATGCCTATAGCGACAGCTGTCGAGCGCATGATCTACGGCAAATGTTTAAATTCGGGCCAGATCTGTGTCGCCCCGGATTATGTATTGGTACCTAAAGAGAAGCAGGCCGAATTTATCAAGGCTTATCAGGCTAAGTTCAACGCCATGTATGGCAAGATTAGCGACAATAACGACTACGGCGCCATCATCAATCAGCGTCAGTTCGACCGCCTGCTCTCGGTACTCGAAGATGCAAAATCTAAGGGGGCCAAGATTGTTTCGGCCAATGATGAAGCCATCAATACCCTTAAGCGTAAAATTCCGACTCAGCTTATTACCCAAGTCAGTGATGATATGCAGTTGATGCAAGATGAAATATTCGGCCCACTGCTGCCGATCATCGGCTATGACACACTCGATGAGGCCGTCACTTACATCAACGAGCGTCCGAGACCCTTAGCCTTGTATATCATGAGCTTCGATGAACAGGTTCAAGATAGGCTCCTTAACCGGACTCACTCCGGTGGTGTATGTATTAACGAGACCGTTTTCCACGTCGCGGCCGACGATGCGCCATTT
This window harbors:
- a CDS encoding STAS/SEC14 domain-containing protein; this encodes MGNERHGISIGIERNGDDFYLSFVATGSLTHEDYEQMVPLLESALIGIREPDIHALADLRGLKGMSLHAVWDDLKLGFSHGKEFKKMAILGKGGLQEWMSKMADWFTPGEIRFFEGKEEALNWLK
- a CDS encoding coniferyl aldehyde dehydrogenase; the protein is MNMPIKSEIISESGLTELLALQKDAFNSQAAPTYQQRVEVLKSLKLALLKYREPLADALNRDYGTRSTDDTLISDIMPCINNINYSLKNLKRWMKPSRRHAGLLLAPAKVKVHYQPVGVVGIIVPWNFPVMLSVGPLITALSAGNRAMLKLSEFTPETNKVIGEMLASIFDTSQVAVVEGEADIAAQFSSLPFDHLLFTGSTTVGRHVMRAASANLTPVTLELGGKSPVVIAPDMPIATAVERMIYGKCLNSGQICVAPDYVLVPKEKQAEFIKAYQAKFNAMYGKISDNNDYGAIINQRQFDRLLSVLEDAKSKGAKIVSANDEAINTLKRKIPTQLITQVSDDMQLMQDEIFGPLLPIIGYDTLDEAVTYINERPRPLALYIMSFDEQVQDRLLNRTHSGGVCINETVFHVAADDAPFGGIGPSGMGHYHGKEGFLTLSHAKTVLSRGKLNTGKFIHPPYGNPIQKLLYKMFIR